The window TCTTCACATCTGAGAACTTGTACAGCAGTCGTGTTGCGAGCATATCATATGGATTCCTGACGACGTGGATAACCTTGATGGGGACCTTCACTAACTCAGACAATTGTTTATACAAGGTAGTGAATCTTCGTCCATGGCTACGATACAGTCTTGCCGTGATCCCTCCAGACTTGTCACCAATCACTCGCAAGCGTCTATAACGACCTTGCCAAGACAGAGAGTTGTTGAGTGTGAGGCCATAGCCTTTGCTTTGGAAGGCAGGGTTCATACTACGCCAGCCCTGAGTTGACTGCTTGTAGCTGTTCTTATACAGAGCCTTGTACAGGGACATTCTGTCTGACCGGAGACTATGGTTACTGTCTAGCTTTGGGAAGAGGTTGAACTCATGAGCAAGGATAGCATTAGGGTGGGCATCCATCATACTAGCCAGGACGCTGTGACCGCTCCGAGGGTAACCCACGAAGAACACAAACGACTGGACATCTTGAACATCTTTGACCGTGAGTACGAGTGACTGTATTCC of the Halichondria panicea chromosome 2, odHalPani1.1, whole genome shotgun sequence genome contains:
- the LOC135331518 gene encoding uncharacterized protein LOC135331518, which encodes MDLVQGRMKSCLLSALVLAGVGILAAGYYLRVNTIEVKMSRKRMKYILPNGIQSLVLTVKDVQDVQSFVFFVGYPRSGHSVLASMMDAHPNAILAHEFNLFPKLDSNHSLRSDRMSLYKALYKNSYKQSTQGWRSMNPAFQSKGYGLTLNNSLSWQGRYRRLRVIGDKSGGITARLYRSHGRRFTTLYKQLSELVKVPIKVIHVVRNPYDMLATRLLYKFSDVKREKAHYTPYHPLNNPSNVTKAMMSLYSEAEAVLNMTKALQLDILEVHNVDFIRNPKEEMGNVCKFIGLQCSSGYLNMVARSTFNDLSITRRSVLWSDEARHFMKTKMLLLPFFKRYSYESSY